In Legionella cardiaca, a genomic segment contains:
- a CDS encoding tetratricopeptide repeat protein gives MGIRFLLAIIIFYIAQFSFAATSNPKLEAPLFTNLGSTHFPIATKVSLTQRFFDQGLVLYYGFEWGEAIRSFKEAVRLDPQCGICYWGLALVLGSKNNAPMSGTEYEEAKNAIEKAISLDNYVTPIERAYIKALATRFKHQPNKALQIPLASIFSCHETDNVYDKSSPQELLAYSQAMERLIKDYPKDSHAKALYAWALIEVIEWNFWDIQGKINPVTPKIISVLKEALETDKLHVGANHYYIHVIETSPKPEEALDNANLLRTLVPGSEHLVHMPTHIYLLTGRYHEGTESNLQAIAAFDAYNKACHEQGFKPEINYLYFHNYDFLRTTATMEGRRSLALSAAKSMIKEPFPTWLAHQPSLQWFIPISYYVKARFGMWEELLNENKPPAQYQYALGMWHYTQGMAFIHLDKQKEAANELHQLNKIIQAGPSEQTLQEKGIQLLKIARTVLQASIANAHKEKQSTLSYLQIAVNLQQNMRYHEPPDWYFPAKEMLADAYLKWGDPKEAIRLYQQDLKQYPQNGWALYGLAKALKQLGKTAEAAQVYEEFKRAWKYSDIPIPVSLF, from the coding sequence ATGGGAATTAGATTCTTATTAGCGATAATTATTTTCTACATTGCCCAGTTTTCTTTCGCGGCAACTTCAAATCCCAAGTTGGAAGCTCCTTTATTTACTAACCTGGGATCTACTCATTTTCCTATTGCAACTAAAGTTTCCCTCACACAACGTTTTTTTGATCAAGGGTTGGTTTTATATTATGGCTTTGAATGGGGTGAAGCGATTCGCTCGTTTAAAGAAGCAGTCAGACTCGATCCCCAATGTGGGATATGCTATTGGGGTTTGGCCTTGGTTCTTGGTTCAAAAAACAATGCTCCGATGTCTGGTACAGAATACGAGGAGGCCAAAAACGCCATTGAAAAAGCCATTTCTTTAGACAATTATGTAACACCCATTGAGCGTGCCTATATCAAAGCATTAGCAACACGCTTTAAACATCAACCTAATAAAGCTTTACAAATCCCTTTAGCCAGCATCTTTAGCTGCCATGAAACTGATAACGTTTATGACAAATCATCACCCCAAGAGCTTTTAGCTTATTCTCAAGCCATGGAGAGATTAATAAAAGATTATCCCAAGGATAGTCATGCAAAAGCCTTATATGCCTGGGCGTTGATTGAAGTCATTGAATGGAATTTTTGGGACATTCAAGGAAAGATTAATCCTGTCACGCCCAAAATTATTTCCGTATTAAAAGAAGCACTGGAGACAGATAAATTACATGTAGGGGCTAATCATTACTATATTCATGTCATTGAAACTTCTCCGAAACCAGAAGAAGCATTAGATAATGCTAATCTTTTAAGAACACTTGTTCCTGGTTCTGAACACTTAGTCCATATGCCCACTCATATCTACCTGCTCACGGGGCGTTACCATGAGGGAACTGAATCAAATTTACAAGCCATTGCTGCTTTTGACGCTTATAACAAGGCGTGTCATGAGCAAGGATTTAAACCTGAAATTAATTATCTTTATTTTCATAATTATGATTTTTTAAGAACAACAGCGACCATGGAAGGCCGTCGATCGCTGGCTTTATCCGCTGCAAAATCAATGATTAAAGAGCCTTTTCCTACCTGGTTAGCACATCAGCCTTCCCTCCAATGGTTTATACCCATTTCTTATTATGTGAAAGCTCGCTTTGGGATGTGGGAAGAACTGTTAAATGAGAACAAGCCACCTGCTCAATATCAATATGCACTTGGCATGTGGCATTATACCCAAGGTATGGCTTTCATACATCTTGATAAACAAAAAGAAGCTGCGAATGAATTACATCAACTAAATAAGATTATTCAGGCAGGCCCTAGTGAACAAACTTTACAGGAAAAAGGGATACAATTATTAAAAATTGCCAGAACGGTATTACAGGCAAGTATAGCGAATGCTCACAAAGAAAAACAATCAACTCTCAGTTATCTCCAAATTGCCGTAAATTTACAGCAAAATATGCGCTATCACGAACCGCCTGACTGGTATTTCCCCGCAAAAGAAATGCTTGCTGATGCCTACTTAAAATGGGGAGATCCGAAGGAAGCAATCAGATTGTATCAACAAGATTTAAAACAATATCCTCAAAATGGCTGGGCTCTTTACGGCTTGGCAAAAGCTCTTAAACAATTAGGCAAAACTGCAGAAGCAGCTCAAGTATATGAGGAATTTAAACGTGCGTGGAAATATTCAGATATTCCCATACCTGTGTCTCTATTTTGA
- a CDS encoding PspC domain-containing protein: MKQLSNKTKRLYRSRRERMIAGVCGGLAQYFGMDPTIMRLIFIVCLLLGGSAILVYLIMWLIVPLEPS, encoded by the coding sequence ATGAAGCAACTATCCAATAAAACCAAAAGGCTTTATCGCTCACGTCGTGAACGCATGATTGCAGGAGTTTGTGGCGGTTTAGCCCAATATTTTGGCATGGACCCAACTATTATGAGATTAATCTTTATTGTTTGTCTTCTTTTGGGTGGTTCAGCCATTCTTGTTTACCTTATTATGTGGCTCATTGTACCTCTTGAACCCAGCTAA
- a CDS encoding F-box-like domain-containing protein — MKTEDSLNLCALPEETLLHTLYFLKTKSLARMASTCRFFNRLANDEYLDLCKERKFRLKKELWGKLMMAARHNELKTVKKILNQGIIDPTDQTMSSIQNTPLHAAIEGRAYKTAYYLWKNYNFDANAKDYYQNSPLSLLKKRSIAFLEQKEKKQVSLLLKCLTDDEKKHNKCIVC, encoded by the coding sequence ATGAAAACTGAAGACTCTCTGAATCTTTGCGCTCTTCCTGAAGAAACGTTGCTCCATACTTTGTATTTTTTAAAAACTAAGAGTCTTGCTCGTATGGCAAGTACCTGTCGTTTTTTTAATCGTCTGGCGAATGATGAGTATTTAGATCTGTGTAAGGAAAGAAAGTTTCGCTTAAAAAAAGAATTATGGGGCAAACTTATGATGGCTGCTCGCCATAATGAACTTAAAACTGTTAAAAAAATTCTCAACCAAGGCATAATCGATCCTACTGATCAAACAATGTCTAGTATTCAAAATACCCCACTCCATGCTGCTATAGAAGGTAGAGCTTATAAAACAGCATACTATCTTTGGAAAAATTATAACTTTGATGCAAATGCAAAAGATTATTATCAAAACTCCCCTCTATCCCTACTTAAAAAGCGTTCAATAGCATTTCTTGAACAGAAAGAGAAAAAGCAAGTTAGTTTATTATTGAAATGTCTGACTGACGATGAGAAAAAACATAACAAATGTATAGTTTGCTAG
- the potA gene encoding spermidine/putrescine ABC transporter ATP-binding protein PotA, whose protein sequence is MNNPMMPLIEIKHLYKSYGSATILDNVSLSVYNGEFLTLLGPSGCGKTTLLRMISGFEQPSAGNIYINDQCVNSLPPQKRDVHTVFQSYALFPHLSVYENVAFALRCKGVNEKEINERVQETLRLVQLEAFATRNIKQLSGGQQQRVAIARAIINRPQVLLLDEPLSSLDYRLRKAMQSELKQLQKKLNMTFIFVTHDQEEALSMSDRIVIFNHGHIEQIGTPREVYETPNNLYVAKFIGEANIFDIEVTEVSEQTLVTEIESIPLHCKNTNNYKIGDKLHLMIRPEDIRVWSLSEVDDAKDMIPGKIIDIIYKGSTVDLKVELASGKIINASEFFDEDDDKLEYSQNETVWVHWLTGWEVLLPHEANNHQ, encoded by the coding sequence ATGAACAATCCTATGATGCCACTTATCGAAATTAAGCACCTTTATAAGTCATACGGTTCGGCAACGATACTCGATAATGTCAGCTTATCTGTTTATAACGGTGAATTTCTAACCTTGTTAGGACCCTCTGGCTGCGGCAAGACAACGCTTTTACGCATGATTTCCGGCTTCGAACAGCCCTCTGCCGGTAATATCTATATTAACGATCAATGTGTAAATTCATTACCACCTCAAAAACGTGATGTTCATACCGTTTTTCAAAGTTATGCGCTTTTTCCTCATTTATCTGTTTACGAAAATGTTGCTTTTGCTTTGCGTTGTAAAGGCGTTAATGAAAAAGAAATTAACGAACGAGTACAGGAAACATTGCGCCTTGTGCAGCTAGAGGCATTCGCCACTAGAAATATTAAGCAATTAAGTGGAGGACAACAACAGCGCGTAGCCATTGCTCGAGCCATCATTAATCGCCCGCAAGTGCTATTACTTGATGAACCATTAAGTTCTCTTGATTATCGTTTACGCAAAGCCATGCAATCGGAGCTAAAACAGTTACAAAAGAAACTTAATATGACCTTTATTTTCGTTACTCACGATCAGGAAGAAGCATTATCAATGTCTGATCGGATCGTCATTTTTAATCATGGCCATATTGAGCAAATTGGTACGCCTCGAGAAGTTTATGAGACACCCAATAATCTTTATGTAGCGAAATTTATTGGTGAAGCTAATATTTTTGACATTGAAGTTACAGAAGTCTCCGAGCAAACCTTGGTAACAGAAATTGAATCCATCCCCTTGCATTGCAAAAATACAAACAATTATAAAATCGGAGACAAGCTCCATTTAATGATTCGCCCAGAGGATATCCGGGTCTGGAGCTTATCCGAGGTTGACGACGCGAAGGACATGATACCGGGTAAAATAATCGATATTATTTATAAGGGATCAACCGTTGATTTAAAAGTAGAATTAGCATCTGGCAAAATAATTAATGCCTCAGAATTTTTCGATGAGGATGATGATAAGTTGGAATACTCTCAGAATGAAACAGTTTGGGTGCATTGGTTGACAGGATGGGAAGTGTTATTGCCGCACGAAGCTAATAATCATCAATAA
- a CDS encoding ABC transporter permease — protein MKGKSISIYFIYTWLIVFSLIPLSLMLIASFLSKDSMHLVTMPFTLANYSALLTPTFAKIFFRSIFIALLTTGGCLLLAYPFSYLLVKSKHQSLLLLLIIIPFWTSSLVRTYSLIAILKAKGVLNTMLLSLHLIDSPLSLLYSNFAVIIGLVYNLFPFMVLPIFTNMERFDFRLIEAAKDLGATKWDIFFRVFLPNTASGIAAGCLLVLLPAMTLFYIPNVLGGARSVLLGNIIQDQFLVLGNWPQGSATSMILTALLLLLLIVFRRQNKEGLN, from the coding sequence ATGAAAGGTAAATCGATTTCAATTTATTTTATTTATACCTGGTTAATCGTATTTAGCTTAATTCCACTAAGTTTAATGCTCATAGCCAGTTTTTTATCCAAAGATAGTATGCACCTTGTTACCATGCCATTTACACTGGCAAACTACTCTGCTTTACTTACCCCAACCTTTGCGAAAATTTTCTTTCGCTCCATTTTTATTGCATTATTGACTACCGGGGGATGCCTGCTTCTTGCTTACCCCTTTAGTTATTTGTTAGTAAAATCGAAACATCAGTCTTTATTATTACTGTTGATTATTATCCCTTTCTGGACCAGTTCTTTAGTACGTACCTACTCATTAATAGCAATTCTGAAGGCTAAAGGAGTGCTTAATACAATGCTGCTCAGCTTGCATCTTATTGATAGTCCGCTTTCTTTACTTTATTCAAATTTTGCCGTCATTATTGGTTTAGTTTACAACTTATTTCCTTTCATGGTTTTACCCATTTTCACAAATATGGAGCGCTTTGATTTCAGACTCATTGAAGCAGCCAAAGATCTTGGAGCAACTAAATGGGATATTTTTTTTCGAGTTTTCTTACCCAATACTGCTAGTGGAATTGCAGCGGGATGTCTATTGGTACTATTACCAGCAATGACTTTATTCTATATTCCTAATGTTCTTGGAGGTGCTCGCTCCGTCCTATTAGGTAACATAATTCAGGACCAATTTCTTGTGTTAGGAAACTGGCCTCAAGGCTCGGCTACCAGTATGATTTTAACTGCCTTGTTATTGCTCCTTCTTATTGTCTTTCGACGTCAAAACAAGGAGGGGTTAAATTGA
- a CDS encoding ABC transporter permease subunit, translated as MLYTPILVLIIYSVNNAKFSLQWHGFSFRWYNELFHDRGLWASFVHSVILGLSASTIATTVGLLTCVNLFLFRSKHRRSLHAMLLLLVIIPDLVLGVALLIFFNASNISLGFLSLLIAHITFCIPFVVLTINSRIHTLDPNIYFSALDLGATRFIALTKILLPLLWPAVLSAFLLCFTLSFDDVIISYFVAGPDFNILPLTIYSLVRAGVTPELNALCTITIIISMILVIVSHRLSSRAP; from the coding sequence ATGCTTTATACACCTATTTTAGTTTTGATTATTTATTCAGTAAACAATGCTAAATTTTCTCTACAATGGCACGGTTTTTCGTTTCGTTGGTACAATGAGCTTTTTCATGATCGTGGGCTTTGGGCTTCATTCGTACATTCCGTTATTTTAGGTTTGAGCGCTTCAACCATTGCAACTACCGTAGGTTTACTTACTTGCGTCAATTTGTTTCTTTTCCGCAGTAAGCATCGACGCTCATTGCACGCCATGCTGCTACTGTTGGTTATTATCCCCGATCTGGTTTTGGGTGTGGCACTATTGATTTTTTTTAATGCAAGCAATATCTCACTTGGGTTTTTAAGTTTATTAATTGCTCACATTACCTTTTGTATTCCTTTTGTTGTCTTGACAATTAACAGCCGTATACACACGTTAGATCCAAATATTTATTTTAGCGCGCTGGATTTAGGAGCCACCCGCTTTATTGCTTTAACGAAAATTCTATTACCTCTCCTGTGGCCGGCCGTACTAAGTGCTTTTCTACTTTGTTTCACCTTATCTTTTGATGACGTTATTATTAGTTATTTCGTTGCGGGTCCCGACTTTAATATTTTGCCTCTGACCATTTATTCCTTGGTCAGAGCTGGTGTTACGCCAGAACTTAATGCTTTATGTACAATTACCATTATTATTTCCATGATATTAGTTATAGTTTCGCATCGTTTATCAAGTAGAGCACCATGA
- a CDS encoding ABC transporter substrate-binding protein encodes MNRILLFLTLCLFPFWLFAERAVNVYVWGGEIPKKVVQQFEYETGITVHFSTYDSNETMYAKLKASSSSIYDVILPSAYFVERMQKQGMLSRLDKDQLPNLKNLETNFTNNDYDPGNHYSVPLIWGATGIFYNQTFVNPPPKKWVELWQPHWRKQLMLLDDSREIFAIALMSLGFDPNDTNPKHIREGFHQLLQLVPNIKLFASDSIQAIMIDEDAIAGSAWNGDALKAQAENNKIGFNYPEDGFVIWVDCLAIPNNPPHPKEAYEFVNFLLRPDVGAKIALIEGHAITNKASKKLLPPAISNNPLVYPPAEVLKRGHFQRDVGEETLTLYNQYWQQLKLAF; translated from the coding sequence ATGAATCGCATCCTTCTATTTCTTACATTATGTCTATTTCCCTTCTGGCTCTTTGCAGAGCGTGCGGTAAATGTCTATGTTTGGGGAGGTGAAATTCCGAAAAAAGTGGTGCAACAATTTGAATACGAAACTGGCATTACCGTTCATTTTTCAACTTATGATAGTAATGAAACAATGTATGCCAAGTTGAAAGCAAGCAGTAGCAGCATTTATGATGTCATTTTACCTTCAGCCTATTTTGTTGAGCGAATGCAAAAACAAGGCATGCTATCGCGTCTCGATAAAGACCAATTACCTAACCTTAAAAATCTTGAAACAAATTTTACTAATAATGATTACGATCCAGGAAATCATTACAGTGTTCCCTTAATTTGGGGAGCAACAGGCATTTTTTACAATCAAACTTTCGTCAACCCTCCACCTAAAAAATGGGTAGAGCTTTGGCAGCCACATTGGCGAAAACAGCTGATGTTGCTTGACGATTCACGAGAAATTTTTGCTATCGCTTTAATGAGTTTAGGATTTGATCCTAATGATACGAATCCCAAGCATATCAGAGAAGGATTCCATCAATTACTACAACTAGTCCCTAACATTAAATTATTTGCCAGCGATAGCATTCAAGCCATTATGATTGATGAAGATGCCATTGCTGGCTCTGCCTGGAATGGTGATGCCCTTAAAGCACAAGCTGAGAATAATAAAATAGGCTTTAATTATCCAGAAGATGGCTTCGTTATTTGGGTTGATTGCCTTGCTATTCCCAATAATCCCCCTCACCCCAAAGAAGCTTATGAATTTGTTAACTTCCTACTAAGACCCGATGTTGGTGCAAAAATAGCATTGATTGAAGGCCATGCAATAACGAATAAAGCAAGCAAAAAGCTGTTGCCTCCTGCAATTAGCAATAATCCGCTGGTTTATCCACCTGCTGAAGTCTTAAAGCGAGGACATTTTCAGCGTGATGTCGGCGAGGAAACACTCACTCTTTATAATCAGTACTGGCAGCAATTAAAGCTGGCTTTTTAA